The proteins below come from a single Chryseobacterium capnotolerans genomic window:
- the ftsZ gene encoding cell division protein FtsZ has protein sequence MENIGSQGFSFDLPKGNSSIIKVIGVGGGGNNALKHMYEKGIHGVDFVICNTDAQTLDNNPVANKVQLGTSITEGLGAGADPEVGEKSAIESIEDIKAVMGQNTKMVFITAGMGGGTGTGAAPVIAKVAKDMGILTVGIVTVPFSFEGKRRLEQAENGLDKLKNNVDSLIVINNDKLRQQFGNLGFKQGFSKADEVLANAAKGMAEVITGYFDVNIDFRDAKSVLQNSGTALMSTGTASGENKAEEAVRKALDSPLLNDNKITGAKNVLLLIRSGAEEVTMDEIGIIMDHIQKEAGNTADIIFGVGADEELGDAVSVLVIATGFSNDNKKFSGPTEKIRISLNDNLETPKSSPFKTREERESGPEVTHDFGGKSLFRLDDEDHDTPFNVTSTEKKMIIEEEEIRTEIKFFDKEETTINTPEQGWRNEDGQEEYSLSIEEDEEDPNDLEIQSFSFDFDNKKEDPQSGNVFNNNSSQEKPVEFNFFVNEPVRNEPKSDYGQPKAEFNAPAAVAEPAQKIETFYQKEEPKTETRPAFENKTEIETPKTEESEFTFVNKTIDQDRILERRNKLKEFNSRYQSFDSTSEFESIPAFKRKNISIDGTNASDQNINTYMSDNNGSMQIRENRFLNKDVD, from the coding sequence ATGGAAAATATAGGTTCACAAGGATTTTCATTTGACCTACCAAAGGGAAATTCATCCATCATAAAAGTAATCGGTGTAGGAGGCGGAGGAAACAATGCGCTAAAACACATGTACGAAAAAGGGATCCACGGAGTTGATTTCGTGATCTGTAATACAGACGCTCAAACCCTGGATAATAACCCTGTTGCCAATAAAGTTCAACTGGGAACTTCTATCACAGAAGGTCTTGGAGCTGGTGCCGATCCTGAAGTGGGAGAAAAATCAGCAATTGAAAGTATTGAAGATATCAAAGCCGTTATGGGCCAGAACACGAAAATGGTGTTCATCACTGCCGGAATGGGTGGTGGTACTGGTACCGGAGCCGCTCCTGTCATTGCTAAAGTAGCAAAAGACATGGGAATCTTAACGGTAGGTATTGTTACCGTACCTTTCAGCTTCGAAGGAAAAAGAAGATTGGAACAGGCCGAAAACGGACTTGACAAATTAAAAAATAATGTTGATTCATTAATTGTAATCAACAATGATAAACTGAGACAGCAATTCGGAAACCTTGGATTCAAACAGGGATTCTCCAAAGCAGATGAAGTATTAGCAAACGCTGCTAAAGGTATGGCAGAAGTTATTACAGGTTACTTTGATGTAAACATTGACTTTAGAGATGCTAAATCTGTCCTTCAGAACTCTGGTACTGCTCTAATGTCTACAGGTACTGCTTCAGGTGAAAACAAAGCCGAAGAAGCGGTAAGAAAAGCATTGGATTCTCCACTATTGAATGACAACAAGATTACAGGAGCCAAAAATGTACTATTGTTGATCAGAAGTGGTGCAGAAGAAGTGACTATGGACGAAATCGGTATCATTATGGACCACATCCAGAAAGAAGCTGGAAATACCGCAGATATCATTTTCGGGGTGGGTGCTGATGAAGAACTAGGTGATGCAGTAAGTGTACTGGTTATCGCTACAGGATTCTCTAATGATAATAAGAAATTTTCTGGTCCTACAGAAAAGATCAGAATCAGTCTTAACGATAATTTAGAGACTCCAAAATCTTCTCCTTTTAAAACCAGAGAAGAAAGAGAGTCCGGTCCTGAAGTAACGCATGATTTCGGCGGAAAAAGCCTATTTAGATTGGATGATGAAGACCATGATACTCCTTTCAATGTGACTTCTACCGAAAAAAAAATGATTATTGAAGAAGAGGAAATCAGAACTGAAATAAAATTCTTTGATAAAGAAGAAACCACCATCAATACTCCTGAACAGGGATGGAGAAATGAAGATGGACAGGAAGAATACAGCCTTTCTATTGAAGAGGATGAAGAAGATCCTAACGATTTGGAAATTCAGTCTTTCTCATTTGATTTCGACAATAAAAAAGAAGACCCTCAATCTGGAAATGTATTCAACAACAACTCTTCACAGGAGAAACCGGTTGAGTTCAACTTCTTCGTTAATGAGCCGGTCAGAAACGAGCCTAAATCAGATTACGGGCAGCCTAAAGCAGAATTTAATGCTCCGGCTGCGGTAGCAGAACCTGCTCAGAAAATTGAAACTTTCTATCAAAAAGAAGAACCGAAAACTGAAACAAGGCCTGCTTTTGAAAACAAAACAGAAATTGAAACGCCAAAAACTGAAGAATCAGAATTCACTTTCGTGAATAAAACGATCGATCAGGACAGAATATTGGAAAGAAGAAATAAATTAAAAGAATTCAACTCCCGTTATCAAAGCTTTGACAGCACGAGTGAATTCGAATCTATTCCTGCTTTCAAGAGAAAAAATATCTCTATTGACGGAACGAATGCATCAGACCAAAATATCAACACATATATGTCTGACAACAATGGTTCTATGCAGAT